A single region of the Silene latifolia isolate original U9 population chromosome 8, ASM4854445v1, whole genome shotgun sequence genome encodes:
- the LOC141595555 gene encoding uncharacterized protein LOC141595555: MHSAANGLKILGITHHNGIGKYLGIVADVGASKSIIFNNMIDNVKRRLSSWNGIFLSQAVAIRNGINSSWGCRSILHGAELVLPNLGWKFSSDSSLNVWSSKWIDGLCPSGVTSFGFQHPSSMSDLLVKDLVLPSLAWNTELINEIFEEEWANKICAMPICDSVKNDYVYWVHSTTGEYSVKSGYAITLYDHPKKFASAKDWSRINPSSKAFCKSKLWHLPGPHTWKILVWRIISGTLSVGTEFARRNISVEYSCLLCRNLEAMETLNHLFRDCVVVKRLWAASPLGINMANVDSILLGDWLINWFSYFSSLDDASTPTILFLSVLWSIWCTRNNIIFRDAAFSVDYFFNLQFNIAQTAITALNLPCTQDPIGRTRVEDDSCSLRENIRNCIPFYLVGKGDHCHVIRAKVDASWFQSLQAGCGWVAYNGNGSELIKVVYGFAAETAL, from the exons ATGCATTCAGCTGCTAACGGTCTGAAGATTCTGGGCATCACTCATCATAATGGTATTGGCAAGTATCTAGGGATCGTGGCCGATGTCGGAGCATCCAAATCAATTATTTTCAACAATATGATTGACAATGTCAAACGCAGATTGTCCTCTTGGAATGGCATTTTCCTCTCACAGGCTG TTGCTATTCGTAATGGGATAAACTCGTCCTGGGGTTGTAGGAGCATCTTACATGGTGCTGAGCTTGTTCTCCCTAATCTTGGTTGGAAATTTAGTTCCGACTCTTCCCTTAATGTTTGGTCTTCGAAGTGGATTGATGGACTTTGCCCGTCCGGTGTTACTAGTTTTGGTTTTCAACATCCGTCTTCGATGTCAGACTTGTTGGTTAAGGACCTTGTTCTTCCGTCACTTGCTTGGAATACAGAGTTAATTAATGAAATCTTTGAAGAGGAATGGGCAAACAAAATATGTGCCATgcctatttgtgactccgttaaAAATGACTATGTTTACTGGGTTCATTCTACGACTGGAGAATATTCTGTTAAAAGTGGGTACGCTATTACTCTTTATGATCACCCGAAAAAGTTTGCTTCTGCTAAGGACTGGAGTAGAATTAATCCTTCATCTAAGGCTTTTTGTAAAAGTAAACTTTGGCATCTTCCTGGTCCTCATACTTGGAAAATTCTTGTATGGAGAATTATTTCAGGTACACTCTCTGTCGGTACTGAATTTGCTCGAAGAAATATTAGTGTAGAGTATTCTTGTCTGTTGTGTCGGAATTTGGAAGCCATGGAGACTCTTAATCATCTTTTCAGGGACTGTGTTGTGGTTAAGAGATTATGGGCTGCTTCCCCTCTAGGTATTAATATGGCTAATGTAGACTCGATTCTTCTTGGAGATTGGCTCATTAACTGGTTCTCTTATTTCTCTTCATTGGATGATGCGTCTACGCCAACCATTTTATTCCTTTCTGTTTTGTGGAGCATTTGGTGCACTAGGAATAATATTATTTTTAGGGATGCAGCTTTCTCAGTGGACTATTTCTTTAATCTTCAGTTTAATATTGCGCAGACGGCTATTACTGCTCTGAATCTTCCGTGTACTCAAGACCCAATTGGTAGGACTAGAGTGGAGGATGATAGTTGTTCTCTTCGAGAAAATATCCGGAATTGTATTCCTTTTTATTTGGTGGGTAAGGGGGACCATTGTCATGTTATCCGCGCGAAGGTTGATGCGAGTTGGTTTCAATCATTGCAGGCGGGTTGTGGTTGGGTGGCTTACAATGGAAATGGTTCTGAGCTTATCAAGGTTGTGTATGGTTTCGCGGCTGAAACGGCTCTATAG
- the LOC141595557 gene encoding uncharacterized protein LOC141595557 produces the protein MGVSIAVQKGVQELRYKLNKLHDELLDELVVCETLFLMQRLFSSSKMLEELTVYSCLSHTSGHENSKHSFSINLSRFLQSVSLRAMEGRIATLEQSLEQQSTILGDIMKLLKEQEQTRVNNQNLQNNHDNGGTLQQGMRNSLKFTPKVDFPSFDGTNPRIWMKKCLKYFNLCKIPDNQRVDLASMYMTGRAESWFNSYVVVRPTVDWNDFIVDLCARFKEEIAGNVVEEFNKLRQTGSIDDYLDAFENLKGLMMQRNPLLPEQYFLDSFIGGLKPSLKPFVRAFKPTTLASVIEYARLQEETLIATRTSVKPNPQFTHNIPKTFPLNNSFTPKTFPGKGLLPTPGSSTVKSQPQMTSHTQKPTRFISAAERAEKHKKGECYFCNEPYSREHVCKFKGTQLFAIEIVGDEEEDVVEMHGNEEEEDTEVVYDMSTSEPCISVNALSGCTGFQTMRVTGYVGKTAVHILIDSGSTHNFLDQNMAMKLGCKLDKIVPQAVTVADGSQFPCQLMSRKFSWQLLNTHFETDALIIPLGGCDMVLGIQWLSTLGTVSWNFKQLKMEFMYNKRKHVLRGLAPQKIKTMVGGPSCKMIETAAHLCFLKINTIASEGSNILCCSNGVRSMGDYPPELRQLLQGYKDIFEEPTTLPPQRGVYDHRIPLMTDAQPVNIRPYRYPLKQRDTIERLVQEMMDQGIIQPSCSPFASPVVLVGKKDGTWRLCVDYRELNKRTVKDKFPIPVVDELIDELAGSRVFTKLDLRAGYHQLRVYEGDVFKTAFKTHVGHYEFLVMPFGLTNAPASFQNWMNNIFKPLLRKCVLVFFDDILVYSSSLMEHWQHLNAVFELMRQNKLYAKSTKCAFAINKVEYLGHFISGVGVETDQAKVVAVAQWPEPKNVKELRSFLGLAGYYRKFVKGYAVISQPLTQLLRKGEFKWDNSAFRAFQALKTALTSAPVLALPDFNKLFVVETDASNNGIGAVLMQEGHPLAFISKTLSPKWQKLSVYEKELLAIVFAVQKWEQYLTGQKFIIKTDQKSLKWLLQQKISTPFQQFWLSKLMGFDYEIQYRAGKENLAADALSRVSGSDLMSLTLSDAQTDLSELIQKSYEVDIFWHNLVEQLKTDPVSVPAYQLSNGFVLKKGRIVVGPDTSVRERILQWLHSAPQSGHSGRDATTRRVKSLFVWKGMTKDISHFIRNCTICQANKYDQSAYPGLLQPLPIPSEVWLDISMDFITWFA, from the exons ATGGGGGTTAGTATTGCTGTACAAAAGGGTGTTCAAGAGCTTCGTTATAAGTTGAATAAGTTGCATGACGAGCTACTAGATGAACTCGTAGTGTGCGAGACACTG TTTTTGATGCAAAGATTGTTTTCTAGCTCGAAAATGCTTGAAGAATTGACCGTCTATTCTTGTCTTTCGCATACCAGTGGTCACG AAAACTCGAAACACTCTTTCTCCATCAATCTGAGTCGTTTCCTGCAGTCTGTATCACTG AGAGCTATGGAAGGAAGAATTGCAACTCTGGAACAATCTTTGGAGCAGCAATCCACTATTTTGGGGGACATCATGAAGCTGCTTAAAGAACAGGAACAAACTAGGGTTAATAATCAGAATCTTCAAAATAATCATGATAACGGGGGTACTCTTCAGCAAGGTATGAGAAATTCACTCAAATTTACACCTAAAGTTGATTTTCCCTCTTTTGATGGCACAAACCCTAGAATCTGGATGAAGAAATGTCTTAAATACTTTAATTTGTGCAAAATACCTGATAATCAACGAGTGGATTTAGCTAGTATGTACATGACTGGTAGAGCTGAATCTTGGTTTAATAGCTATGTGGTTGTTAGGCCTACTGTTGATTGGAATGATTTCATTGTTGATTTGTGTGCACGATTTAAAGAGGAAATAGCTGGTAATGTTGTTGAGGAGTTTAACAAATTGCGTCAAACTGGTTCAATTGATGATTATCTGGATGCATTTGAAAATCTGAAAGGCCTGATGATGCAAAGAAACCCTTTATTACCTGAACAATATTTTCTTGACAGTTTTATTGGAGGTCTTAAGCCTTCATTGAAACCATTTGTCAGAGCTTTTAAACCTACAACATTAGCTTCTGTCATAGAATATGCTAGATTACAAGAAGAAACCTTAATTGCCACAAGAACTTCTGTCAAACCTAATCCACAGTTCACACATAATATTCCCAAAACTTTTCCACTTAATAACAGTTTTACCCCCAAAACATTTCCTGGTAAAGGTCTTTTACCTACACCTGGATCCAGTACAGTCAAATCTCAGCCACAAATGACATCACATACACAAAAACCCACCAGATTTATTAGTGCAGCAGAGAGGGCAGAAAAACATAAAAAGGGTGAATGTTATTTTTGCAATGAGCCTTATTCTAGGGAACATGTCTGCAAATTTAAGGGGACTCAATTGTTTGCCATAGAGATTGTGGGGGATGAAGAGGAGGATGTAGTGGAAATGCATGGGAATGAGGAAGAGGAGGATACAGAAGTGGTCTATGACATGTCAACTTCTGAACCTTGCATTTCTGTGAATGCATTGTCTGGATGTACAGGATTTCAGACCATGAGAGTCACTGGTTATGTGGGAAAGACAGCTGTACACATTTTAATAGATTCAGGAAGTACTCATAACTTCTTAGATCAGAATATGGCAATGAAGTTGGGCTGTAAATTGGATAAAATAGTACCTCAGGCAGTAACAGTGGCAGATGGCAGTCAGTTCCCTTGTCAGTTGATGAGTAGGAAGTTCAGCTGGCAATTGTTGAATACTCACTTTGAGACTGATGCCTTGATTATTCCTTTGGGAGGATGTGACATGGTATTAGGGATTCAGTGGCTCAGTACATTAGGGACAGTCAGCTGGAATTTTAAACAATTAAAGATGGAATTCATGTATAACAAAAGAAAACATGTGTTGAGGGGCTTGGCACCTCAGAAGATTAAAACAATGGTTGGAGGGCCATCTTGTAAAATGATAGAGACAGCTGCACATTTGTGTTTTTTGAAAATTAACACCATAGCAAGTGAAGGATCAAACATCCTTTGCTGTTCCAATGGGGTCAGAAGTATGGGTGATTATCCACCAGAGTTAAGACAGTTGCTACAAGGGTATAAAGACATCTTTGAGGAACCTACAACTTTGCCACCTCAGAGAGGAGTTTATGACCACAGAATTCCATTAATGACAGATGCTCAGCCAGTCAACATCAGACCATACAGATATCCTTTGAAACAAAGGGATACAATTGAGAGACTGGTACAAGAAATGATGGATCAGGGTATAATCCAACCTAGTTGCAGTCCCTTTGCCTCACCAGTGGTTTTGGTGGGAAAGAAAGATGGAACTTGGCGCCTGTGTGTTGACTATAGGGAATTAAATAAGAGGACTGTGAAGGATAAATTTCCTATACCAGTGGTAGATGAATTAATTGATGAGCTAGCTGGATCAAGGGTGTTTACCAAGTTGGATTTGAGGGCAGGTTACCATCAGTTGAGAGTTTATGAGGGAGATGTGTTTAAAACAGCATTTAAAACTCATGTGGGCCATTATGAATTTCTGGTTATGCCATTTGGTTTGACTAATGCTCCTGCCTCATTTCAAAATTGGATGaataatattttcaaacctttattGAGAAAGTGTGTGTTGGTCTTCTTTGATGACATACTTGTTTACAGCTCTTCTCTAATGGAGCATTGGCAACATTTAAATGCAGTTTTTGAACTAATGAGACAGAATAAATTGTATGCCAAAAGTACCAAATGTGCTTTTGCCATTAATAAAGTAGAGTATTTGGGGCATTTTATCAGTGGAGTTGGGGTAGAGACAGACCAGGCTAAAGTGGTGGCAGTAGCACAGTGGCCAGAACCTAAGAATGTCAAAGAGTTAAGAAGTTTTCTGGGGCTAGCAGGCTATTACAGGAAATTTGTCAAGGGATATGCTGTGATTAGCCAACCTTTGACACAGCTATTAAGGAAGGGTGAATTTAAATGGGATAATTCAGCTTTCAGGGCTTTTCAAGCACTTAAAACAGCACTAACCAGTGCACCTGTTTTAGCATTACCTGATTTCAACAAACTTTTTGTTGTGGAGACCGATGCTTCTAACAATGGGATTGGAGCTGTTCTGATGCAGGAAGGACACCCCTTGGCCTTTATAAGCAAGACTTTAAGTCCTAAATGGCAGAAATTGTCTGTGTATGAGAAGGAACTATTAGCCATTGTGTTTGCAGTTCAGAAATGGGAACAATATTTGACAGGGCAGAAATTTATCATTAAAACTGATCAAAAAAGTTTGAAGTGGCTCTTACAACAGAAAATTTCAACCCCATTTCAGCAGTTTTGGTTATCCAAATTGATGGGATTTGATTATGAAATTCAGTATAGGGCTGGTAAAGAAAATCTTGCTGCTGATGCATTATCTAGAGTCTCAGGAAGTGACCTTATGAGTTTGACATTGTCTGATGCTCAAACTGATCTTTCTGAATTAATTCAGAAAAGTTATGAAGTGGATATCTTTTGGCACAATTTGGTAGAACAACTTAAAACTGATCCTGTGTCAGTACCAGCTTATCAGTTATCAAATGGGTTTGTGCTGAAGAAAGGTAGAATTGTGGTGGGACCTGACACATCAGTAAGGGAGAGAATACTGCAATGGCTCCACAGTGCACCTCAGAGTGGACATTCAGGCAGGGATGCCACCACTAGAAGGGTTAAGTCCTTATTTGTGTGGAAGGGAATGACTAAGGATATTAGTCACTTTATCAGAAACTGTACCATTTGTCAAGCAAATAAGTATGATCAGTCTGCCTATCCTGGTCTATTACAACCCTTACCAATTCCTTCAGAGGTTTGGCTAGATATTTCAATGGACTTTATTACTTGGTTTGCCTAA